In Candidatus Bathyarchaeia archaeon, one DNA window encodes the following:
- a CDS encoding 50S ribosomal protein L44e — translation MNVPKEIRTYCPRCKAHQVHTVSLYKAGKRRALAKGERHHEREKKGYGGQKYPLQRRFAKTTKKQTLKLKCKVCGYTRHKEGIRLRKLVIV, via the coding sequence ATGAACGTTCCCAAGGAGATTAGAACTTACTGCCCTCGATGTAAAGCTCATCAAGTGCACACTGTTTCACTTTATAAGGCGGGTAAGCGTAGGGCTTTGGCTAAGGGTGAAAGGCATCACGAGCGTGAAAAGAAGGGTTATGGTGGGCAAAAGTACCCTCTTCAGAGAAGGTTTGCTAAGACCACTAAAAAGCAGACTTTAAAGTTAAAGTGCAAGGTTTGTGGATATACAAGGCATAAAGAGGGCATACGCCTAAGAAAACTTGTCATAGTATAG
- a CDS encoding 30S ribosomal protein S27e, with product MAEWEKLIPRPKSKFLRVKCLKCGNEQIVFSHAVNRVNCNVCGAELAEPSGGKAVIKGEIVAVFE from the coding sequence ATGGCTGAGTGGGAGAAGCTTATTCCAAGGCCTAAAAGCAAGTTTTTGAGGGTTAAATGTTTAAAATGTGGCAACGAACAGATAGTTTTCAGTCATGCCGTGAATAGGGTTAATTGTAATGTTTGTGGCGCTGAATTGGCGGAGCCCTCAGGTGGTAAAGCTGTTATCAAAGGGGAAATAGTTGCGGTTTTTGAGTAA
- a CDS encoding translation initiation factor IF-2 subunit alpha gives MKRQEWPEVGDLVICTVETVMDYGAYVRLDEYDNKRGLLHISEIASSWIRNIRDYVREGQKVVLKVLRVDPEKGHIDLSLRRVTKREKIEKMLSWKKERKAEGLLRSVAEKVGLSVEELYEKAGALIDEKYGLYEGFEKAAVEGAEVLTKIGVPEDLAEVFVEVARERIRLPTVKVKGIIELRCLRPDGVKVIKEAFLNAKKSEKLRDAEVKFYVVAAPRYCIEVTSDNYKRAETVLQKIAEAVISNVVKAGGQGTFRREK, from the coding sequence TTGAAGAGGCAGGAGTGGCCCGAAGTTGGCGATCTGGTTATTTGCACAGTAGAGACCGTTATGGATTATGGGGCTTATGTAAGACTTGACGAGTATGATAATAAGCGGGGCCTTCTGCATATTTCTGAAATAGCCTCTTCGTGGATTAGGAATATACGGGACTACGTTAGGGAAGGGCAGAAGGTTGTTTTGAAGGTTTTGCGGGTTGACCCGGAGAAGGGGCACATAGACCTTTCCCTTAGACGGGTTACGAAAAGGGAAAAAATAGAGAAGATGCTTTCATGGAAGAAGGAGCGGAAGGCTGAGGGGTTGCTCCGCAGTGTGGCTGAGAAGGTTGGCTTGTCCGTTGAGGAACTTTACGAGAAGGCTGGAGCGCTAATTGATGAGAAATATGGCTTGTATGAGGGTTTCGAAAAAGCAGCGGTGGAAGGTGCAGAAGTTTTAACGAAGATAGGTGTACCCGAGGATTTGGCAGAAGTCTTCGTTGAAGTTGCAAGGGAAAGGATACGTCTGCCCACCGTGAAGGTTAAGGGTATTATTGAGCTTCGCTGCCTCCGACCTGACGGCGTAAAAGTCATTAAAGAGGCGTTTTTGAACGCCAAAAAGTCGGAGAAGCTGCGGGACGCAGAGGTCAAGTTCTATGTTGTGGCGGCGCCGAGGTATTGCATTGAGGTTACCTCCGACAATTACAAGCGTGCAGAGACTGTGCTGCAGAAGATCGCGGAGGCCGTAATATCAAATGTTGTGAAGGCTGGTGGGCAGGGAACTTTTAGAAGGGAGAAATAG
- a CDS encoding minichromosome maintenance protein MCM, producing MTEELEVIDPQERFLELFKTEKYRQRISQLAVSGKTSLIVEFEDILTFDHKLADKLLEKPEEYLRHADNAAQNQLAIEAPEYAEKQKVTVRIIRLLEPTPLRKLGAAHIGKLVMVEGIVVRSTPVRPMVMRAAFKCRGCGELTYVDQTGPFLKAPFACANPQCRRKGPFDFVQEESTFVDSQDLRVQERPEDLPPGQLPRTLHVKLVGSEIVDVARPGDHVSIVGIVRAAAPSMPKVGKLRVFALHLDANSIEVLGKEPEASLPTPEEEKQILELAKDPWIHRKIINSIAPSIYGYDHIKEAIMYLLFGGVSKSLPDVNIRGELNILLIGDPGTAKSQLLQYVARVAPRGLYTSGRGTTAAGLTAAVIREKGGGMSLEAGALVLADKGIACIDEIDKMRPEDRVAIHEAMEQHTVSVAKGGIVATLNARTAILAAANPALGRYEPRRTVAENISLPVTILSRFDLIFVLRDTPNKEVDSRMSEHILEIHRRGAAPAEPPIPMDLLRKYISYAKTIKPVLTEEALRRIKDFYLTMRSASESEGSPISITARQLESLVRIAEARARAALRTEVLAEDAEAAINIMKKSLEEVGMDMSSQKIDIDLIMTGKPKSLRDKLQIVLSVLTEMEKEIGMVEKAALINRLEAEYNIPKSEVERLIAQLQREGTIYEPREGYLKKT from the coding sequence ATGACTGAGGAGCTTGAAGTCATAGATCCCCAAGAACGTTTTCTAGAACTCTTTAAAACTGAGAAATACCGCCAAAGGATATCACAGCTCGCAGTTTCGGGAAAAACCTCCCTAATAGTGGAGTTTGAGGACATACTAACCTTTGACCATAAACTTGCAGACAAACTCCTAGAAAAACCAGAGGAATATCTGAGGCATGCAGACAATGCGGCACAAAACCAGCTTGCCATAGAAGCCCCAGAGTACGCTGAAAAACAAAAAGTAACCGTTAGAATCATCAGACTATTGGAGCCCACGCCATTACGAAAACTCGGCGCAGCCCACATTGGAAAACTTGTAATGGTTGAAGGTATAGTTGTGCGCTCAACGCCAGTCCGTCCAATGGTTATGCGGGCTGCCTTCAAATGCCGTGGATGTGGAGAATTAACCTATGTGGATCAAACTGGCCCATTTTTAAAGGCGCCTTTTGCATGTGCAAACCCTCAGTGCAGGCGGAAAGGACCATTTGACTTTGTGCAGGAAGAATCAACATTCGTTGATTCTCAAGACCTTCGCGTGCAAGAACGCCCAGAAGATCTTCCACCCGGACAGTTGCCGCGAACATTGCATGTTAAGCTTGTGGGAAGCGAGATTGTTGACGTGGCTAGACCCGGCGATCACGTTTCCATAGTTGGGATTGTTCGTGCAGCGGCGCCTTCCATGCCAAAAGTTGGAAAACTTCGCGTTTTTGCCCTACATTTGGATGCAAATTCCATCGAAGTGTTGGGAAAAGAGCCCGAAGCATCGCTTCCAACTCCAGAAGAAGAGAAGCAGATATTAGAGTTGGCAAAAGACCCCTGGATCCATAGGAAAATCATAAACTCCATAGCTCCGTCCATATATGGTTATGATCACATTAAAGAGGCGATAATGTATCTCCTTTTCGGCGGAGTTTCAAAAAGCCTTCCAGATGTAAACATAAGAGGCGAGTTAAACATTCTCTTGATAGGTGACCCGGGCACGGCTAAATCTCAGCTTCTGCAGTATGTGGCGCGGGTTGCCCCAAGAGGATTGTACACATCCGGCCGCGGAACCACGGCAGCTGGTTTAACAGCGGCGGTTATACGGGAAAAAGGTGGCGGAATGAGCCTTGAAGCCGGAGCGTTGGTTTTAGCCGACAAGGGAATAGCATGCATTGACGAGATAGATAAAATGAGGCCAGAGGATCGGGTTGCAATTCATGAAGCCATGGAACAGCACACTGTTTCAGTTGCGAAAGGAGGTATCGTGGCAACTTTAAACGCGAGAACCGCGATACTGGCGGCTGCAAACCCGGCACTTGGAAGATATGAGCCCCGGAGAACGGTGGCCGAAAACATTTCATTGCCGGTCACGATTCTTTCGAGGTTTGATTTGATATTCGTGTTAAGGGATACACCCAACAAGGAAGTTGACAGTAGAATGTCGGAGCACATTCTCGAGATACACCGCAGGGGTGCAGCCCCAGCTGAGCCGCCAATACCGATGGACCTTCTTAGGAAATACATAAGCTACGCTAAAACCATAAAGCCGGTGCTAACTGAGGAGGCGCTGCGTCGCATAAAGGATTTCTATTTGACTATGCGTTCAGCAAGCGAGTCAGAGGGGTCTCCAATATCCATTACGGCCCGCCAACTAGAGTCGCTTGTACGCATAGCTGAGGCTAGAGCCCGTGCAGCTCTCAGAACAGAGGTTTTGGCTGAAGATGCTGAGGCAGCCATAAACATAATGAAGAAATCTCTGGAGGAAGTTGGAATGGATATGTCCTCCCAGAAAATTGACATAGACCTCATAATGACTGGAAAGCCGAAAAGCCTCAGAGATAAACTGCAAATTGTGCTGTCGGTCCTAACGGAAATGGAGAAAGAAATTGGCATGGTTGAGAAAGCCGCCCTAATCAATAGACTTGAAGCGGAATACAACATTCCAAAAAGCGAAGTTGAACGCCTAATTGCCCAGCTGCAACGGGAAGGAACAATATACGAGCCTAGGGAGGGCTATCTAAAGAAGACGTAG
- a CDS encoding RNA-protein complex protein Nop10 encodes MVWLLRKCEACGRYTLKKDKCPHCGGTVKVPHPPKFSPNDKYLKYRMALKEETSS; translated from the coding sequence GTGGTTTGGCTCTTGAGAAAATGCGAGGCTTGCGGAAGATACACGCTCAAAAAGGACAAGTGCCCCCACTGTGGTGGAACTGTTAAAGTACCCCATCCCCCAAAGTTTTCGCCCAACGACAAATACCTCAAATATAGAATGGCTTTAAAGGAGGAAACCTCGAGTTGA
- a CDS encoding proteasome assembly chaperone family protein, whose protein sequence is MKETFIKELAKVELKNPILIEGLPGLGLVGKIAIKYLVKQLKAQKLAHLYSPHFPYFVLVSKNGSVRLLRGTFYYWKNESGENDLILFTGDSQAQTIEGQYEISNVILEFARQKNVKLIVTIGGYRVETKDKPKVIAAATSQSLLDRALKAEAIISPTGSPIVGTAGLILGLAPFKKIEALCLLGETMGYLPDPKAAKSVLEVLLRLLNLNVDLSGLDEEIAKAESMVARLQKIEEKRALQAEEMRREEDKKITYIA, encoded by the coding sequence TTGAAGGAGACGTTTATCAAGGAACTAGCCAAGGTTGAATTAAAAAACCCCATATTAATAGAGGGACTTCCGGGACTAGGGCTTGTTGGGAAAATAGCCATCAAATATTTGGTTAAACAGTTAAAAGCCCAAAAGCTGGCACACCTTTACTCTCCTCACTTCCCATATTTTGTGCTCGTAAGCAAAAATGGAAGTGTTAGGCTTCTGCGGGGCACCTTCTACTACTGGAAAAACGAAAGCGGGGAAAACGACTTAATCTTGTTCACCGGGGACAGCCAAGCCCAAACAATTGAGGGGCAATATGAAATTTCAAATGTTATATTGGAGTTCGCTAGACAAAAAAACGTTAAGCTAATTGTCACCATAGGCGGCTACAGGGTGGAAACGAAGGACAAGCCAAAAGTTATAGCTGCCGCCACGAGCCAAAGCCTACTCGACCGGGCGTTAAAGGCTGAAGCCATTATAAGCCCAACTGGAAGCCCCATCGTTGGGACAGCAGGTTTAATCCTAGGCTTAGCCCCCTTCAAGAAAATCGAGGCATTATGCCTTCTGGGCGAGACTATGGGGTATTTGCCCGATCCCAAGGCGGCTAAAAGTGTTTTAGAAGTTTTACTTAGGCTTCTGAATCTCAATGTTGACTTATCTGGTTTAGATGAGGAAATAGCGAAGGCAGAAAGTATGGTTGCACGCCTTCAGAAGATTGAGGAAAAACGGGCTTTACAGGCGGAAGAGATGCGCAGAGAGGAAGACAAAAAGATAACTTACATCGCCTAA